From Medicago truncatula cultivar Jemalong A17 chromosome 7, MtrunA17r5.0-ANR, whole genome shotgun sequence, a single genomic window includes:
- the LOC11445600 gene encoding SKP1-like protein 1B: MSSTTKKITLKSSDNETFEVPEAVALELQTIKHMIKDDCTDNGILVPNVTGQILAKVIEYCKKHIDAASSDEKPSEDDLKNWDAEFVKVHQTTLFDLILAANDLNIKSLLDLTCQYVADMIKGKTPEEIRKTFNIKNDFTPEEEEEVRRENQWAVE; this comes from the coding sequence ATGTCTTCAACCACCAAGAAGATCACTCTCAAGAGTTCCGACAACGAAACCTTTGAGGTTCCTGAGGCTGTGGCACTTGAATTGCAGACAATCAAGCACATGATCAAGGACGATTGCACGGACAACGGAATCCTAGTTCCTAACGTGACCGGTCAGATATTGGCGAAGGTGATTGAATACTGTAAGAAGCATATCGATGCCGCGAGTTCCGATGAAAAACCTTCAGAAGATGATCTTAAGAATTGGGATGCTGAATTTGTGAAGGTTCATCAGACTACGCTTTTCGATCTCATTCTTGCTGCAAATGACTTGAATATCAAGAGTCTATTGGATCTTACCTGCCAGTATGTGGCGGACATGATCAAAGGGAAGACACCGGAGGAAATTCGAAAGACTTTtaatatcaagaatgatttcaCTCcggaggaagaggaagaagttCGTAGGGAAAATCAATGGGCagttgaatga